The Tubulanus polymorphus chromosome 3, tnTubPoly1.2, whole genome shotgun sequence nucleotide sequence TCTATGATGACATGATGATGAGGTTTGACATCTGACTGTAGCAATAAAGTCATTCCTCAGGCGTTAACTATATAGTAATAAGCATATCAATACTGTATATTATATAAGTATGACTTGATAAGGTCTTTCTTTCACAGTACGTTATTGGCTTAATAATACTTACACGGTATTTGAATTCACACTATACCAAGTAAACCTGATGTATATTTCTTCTCCTTGAATGGGCATTCATTCGCTGTGAAGTCAATAAAACTTATGCTAGCAGTCGAACATTGAACTACATTTCTAGTCTTGAGAATTATATTTGTTTTAGGCTTACACCATATTCTATCTGAGTATGACAGTTTTATTAATCTCTAGTACTGTATAATTGACTGTAAACTGCTAAGAACTGtctattaaatgatttaccaCCAAAGATACTGTTGTTTTAGGTTGTACTTTCGTGGGACGGATTCAGTGTATATGTTGGCAATAAAGTGAATAATTACAACCTGAGTGGTGATGTGTCAATTAGCCAATGTAATAGGCTATGCCTTAATAGCCTAATGAATGGAACGATGTAGATATAACTGCTGGGAACTTAGTGATTTTAATCATCCATCATTTGTACATAGTAAAAGTGTATTGGAGTAACAGGATTTTGCCCAACACTCGGAGCCCATTGCACGCTATCCGACGAAatcaaaatctgaaaataattgCATGCCCATGGAGCAAAAGTGCATTCAACAAAAGTGTGAATCTTTTTTGATAGTACTCGCCAGATAATACGACTGAGTTGAGAAATACACATTAAGAATGTAAACAGGTGTGTGCCGTGCTAACATAATAAAAGTTGCATTGTGATGTTGTTTCATAGTTATAGGATTTGTGTTTTTCTCTTGGCAAAGTGTATATATACTTGGCTGACCAGCTAAACGAAGACGTAAACCCTgcttaattgatatgaaaaatgaaaatgtttgacaatGAATAAAAATTCAGTCGGCAACAAATAGCTAACTTTTTGAGTTGTGATGTCATTGTTAATAATGTAAAAAAATtctgaataaagttattgaagagaagaaatacattattttttgTCTTTCATTTATTTGGCAATAGggaatatgattattattgtCCCAGCGAAGCCTTTCCACCGTGACGTGCAGTGAGCCTTGGCGATAACAGCTGATTGCCAAAAACAGCCCGCAAACAAACGGCACTGACCATcatgtgctgccatctacatCCGGCCACGTTCAATCCACCACATCGCGAAATACGTTTGACAGACaactttttcttttatatatcCAGAGATAAGGCTAAGGAAAATGGTAAGTTATCATTAGAATTGTAGATTTCAACGTTAAGATATATTTGAGATCGAATTTGAGTGATAAAGCGCTTAGAAACGGTGCTTAAATTGTCTGAATTTGTCAAaagttttacttccgggttttacaCCCCGACACAGTCAGTAGCCGCCTTTTTACACATACGTTGTAGTGATACAAAAACATCtctttttcatcaaaaaaaCATAACTACATCAACTGattcaatcaaaattttaGGTTGATAATATCAGTTGGATTTGTCATATATCAATCTTAAAGACACTgactattcaattcaatgacaGATGTATCTCAACAAACTCCACGCAGTTCACCAGCAGTCCAGTGACAGCTGTCACTCTAAGAATCCCTACTAAAATTACCACTAATCCTTCAAAAGAAATcatacaaaatacatataatatttcaacttaTTACAACTGTTATCTTTATAACGCTTAATCTCAATTTCTTCTTCTTGTTAAGATTCTTTAATTTCCTATCCAGTCTGTACTCAATATTTctgtcatccttattaccgagatgatgtattttaccgagatgaaattaaatataacatatttatttatgtcattttaaccattgaaatcatattatatcagtaataaatgcctgctgggttcatattttacatattttgtcggatatttttggaaaattaacttttaactttaccgagatgagatcgtcgatcaatcaaattcaatgaaattttattgctaaccgagtttacgtttttgaagtcaaaattttttttaaataaaaaaaatgtaaaatatgactctaggaggtatttattactgatataacatgatttcaagtgttaaaatcgataaggaataaataaatatgtaatatttaatttcatctcggtaaaatacatcatctcggtaataaggatgaccccaATATTTTCCCTCGTGTATGGTGCCTTTTAAGGCTTTGTACATATTTTCATGTacatgacattttctatgtgaatgatattgtattgtattgtataaaCTCCACGTCTGTGTCACATATCAATCATTCATTTACGCATCCATCGTCGAAACCGTGATATTTTTAGGAGAAGAAATTATCGAAATCCGGACCAAGTGATGAGAAACCACCGACGTTTCAAGATGGCCCATATGCGAATGTAATGTGaagaatttagatttttagttCACTTTCAACTTTCGACGGGAGAATTTCTAAGATTTTTAgactttttttcattcttactcTATTCCTGCGCGGGTTATTCGAGGTGGTACCTCCTTAAACATCATTCATTTCAGGAAATTCTGGAGCTGGGCAAATATATTCTACTTCATGCATCCTCTAAAAACCAGATAGCAACAgtataaatttcaaaataaccaTCCTTCAACCAATATTtatcatgaaaatattttttactgtAGCCttgtttaaatttttcaatttgaacagGTGTCTGTGATAAACACTGTGGACACAGCTCAtgaggatatgattgtaagtAGAAATAATTTATGAGAAATCTTAGCTCAAATACAAGAGATCAGTGCAGAATTTATAAATGGTTTTAGGTTAATAACTAATGAAATTGAGAAGTATTGCAAAAATAGAGAGATAAATCACTTTCGGCGCGTTTATTTTTGTGGCGTATATTGTTTTATAGCATGATGCTCAAATGGATTATTACGGAACGAAATTAGCCACATGTTCATCTGATCGATCGGTGAAGATATTCGATGTGAAAAACGGTCAACAAACGATGATAGCTGAACTCAGAGAGTGAGTATTGGTCATCGTCTTGATCTCGTGGATCGCACATTACTGGGAAATCGGGAAAACTTTTAAGATgatatgaattcatttaatacTTCATGTAGCACTTAACAAGAGCAACATCTTCCAGCAATATCTCTTGAAAGTCACCTTTCCAGAAGTCACCGTTCAATTGCTGACATCTTAGTAGTGTGAGGGTATCCGTTCAAAGAAGGCCCAATTTCCATttaggaaaattgaaaaatcaccaaTGAAATGCTTAGGACGATCGATGGAATGAATGTAactgtggaaaccatgtcatctGATTTTCAGTTGAATTAATATGATTGTTATTGTGTTTGTAGTCATGAAGGACCGGTATGGTGTCTCGGTTGGTCTCATCCGATGTTCGGTAGTTTGTTAGCTTCGTGCGGTTACGATCGTAAAGTCATTATTTGGAAAGAAACGAACGGCGTTTGGGGAAAACTACACGAATATAACAATCATGATTCATCGGTGAATTCAGTTTGTTGGGCGCCACATGAATTCGGTTTAATGTTGGTTTGTGGTAGTTCTGATGGAGCTATATCAGTATTATCGACTACCGGTAAGTTTACAATCATTCGCAGCGTCTATTCACAGATCAGGGAATTCCGGATTTACTTTTTTTACCTTGCACGACGGACTTCAGAATcctttcttgaaaatcatgGATAAGTCTTTCGGTGTCTTGGTTGTTGTCCGAGGATATCTTATAGATGTAATCAGAGAATTATTCAAGGGTTAACTGAAAATCAGAGtaatatcagggaattttggatTCCCTCGTCTGGAAGAAACCAGCTTTTACTTTTCGTGACATTTTAATTTCGTATTATGATGAAATGTGTTAGGAATTTCAGTAATAAGATTttctatgatttattttcacagGTGATGGTAATTGGGAAGATAAAAAGATAACTAACGCACACACGGTAAAACTAAAGCTCGATCGATCGTATTGATCTTACACAAGATTTCTGAATGTTCTGTTTTGATAAATGGGTGAATATTGATTTAGATCGGATGTAACTCTGTGAGCTGGGCTCCGGCTGTTCAACCGAACAGTCTGTTAGAATCACCAGGAGGACAACGGCCACCGCTTGTAAAAAGATTTGTCTCTGGTGGATGCGATGATTTAGTCAAAATCTGGAAGTAAGTATGAAACTGTTTCGTTAAGACACCAATGATGTGGTATGTCCCCGGGGTAGACACTTATCCCTCTATGCCACTTTCAACCAGGAGTAAATCGGTACCTGATTGCTGCCTCTGAGAGAACTAGCTCACATGTTGCTTCTTCACgggtagagatgactgatgcTCAGTTACACATATGCCCAGTAGGCTAGGGgttattttatcaatatatgATATCAGAGTCACTAATTACAGTCATCGGATTTTGGGCATTTACTCTAAGAGTTATCATTACTGGTATTATAACGAGtgtattacatgtattactTCATAATTGCATTTCATTGATAGAGAGGAAGATGGAAATTGGGTGGAAGAACAAAAGTTAGAAGGACACAGTGATTGGGTGAGAGATGTGGCTTGGGCACCTTCTATTGGTCTTTCAAAACATATAATTGCTAGCTGCTCTCAGGTAAGAGTTACTCATCTAAacacagggtggccactgacctggaaatcTCAATTTCAATATGACTCTAATTTGCGGTGTATAATTTCAGGATTGTCGAGTTATAATATGGACAAGTGATGGTACGTGTAATACGTGGTCATCCAAAATACTGCATAAGTTTAACGATGTTGTGTGGCACGTGAGCTGGTCAGTTACAGGCAATATATTAGCAGTGTCAGGTGGTGATAATAAGGTTCGTTCAAcgttatcttttagataactgAAATACAGTTTGCTCCGAATATGGTTATCTAGGCTTCACGTGAATCAGACCTCATCACGTGTTTCATTTCCGTTTCTATTGTAGGTGAGCTTATGGAAGGAGACTTTAGAGGGCCAGTGGGTCTGCATAAGCGATGTGAAtaaaggtcaaggtcaagtGGTCGATGGTAGCCAACCTATAGAACAGGCGgcgtagaaaataatgattataataaacTATTCATTGAAACATTTCATTGTCATCAGTTTTAGTGTATGATTTTTGCTGCTGCGTTTGGAGATTTATTTCTTCAGTTGACGTTCTAAGATCTTCAATAGCATTCGATTCAAAATCTTATTGTTTTTCTTCGCTAAGAAAGAATACGtagaaattgatttgaaaCGTGGTGCAATGgttgataatatattttttccgaggtgaaatgaaaatcaacgtattgttcagaaaataatgaaaccgCATCGCAAAACAAAACATACAGTTAcgtcatatatatattttgtacatA carries:
- the LOC141901486 gene encoding protein SEC13 homolog → MVSVINTVDTAHEDMIHDAQMDYYGTKLATCSSDRSVKIFDVKNGQQTMIAELRDHEGPVWCLGWSHPMFGSLLASCGYDRKVIIWKETNGVWGKLHEYNNHDSSVNSVCWAPHEFGLMLVCGSSDGAISVLSTTGDGNWEDKKITNAHTIGCNSVSWAPAVQPNSLLESPGGQRPPLVKRFVSGGCDDLVKIWKEEDGNWVEEQKLEGHSDWVRDVAWAPSIGLSKHIIASCSQDCRVIIWTSDGTCNTWSSKILHKFNDVVWHVSWSVTGNILAVSGGDNKVSLWKETLEGQWVCISDVNKGQGQVVDGSQPIEQAA